From a single Nissabacter sp. SGAir0207 genomic region:
- the baeR gene encoding two-component system response regulator BaeR, with the protein METHSEMPLQIMIVEDEPKLGQLLVDYLEAAGYHTRWLTDGNAVVAAVQAEMPAMILLDLMLPGTDGLTICREIRRFSEVPIMMVTAKIEEIDRLLGLEIGADDYICKPYSPREVVARVKTILRRCLQRHEAPPEAYALRIDEARFQASYLGVTLDLTPAEFRLLKTLAMQPGHVFSREQLLNHLYDDYRVVTDRTIDSHIKNLRRKLEAIDGEKPFIRAVYGVGYRWEADACHLE; encoded by the coding sequence ATGGAGACACACAGCGAGATGCCGCTGCAAATCATGATTGTTGAAGATGAGCCGAAACTCGGCCAACTGCTGGTGGACTATCTGGAGGCGGCGGGCTACCACACCCGCTGGCTGACCGACGGCAACGCGGTGGTGGCGGCGGTACAGGCGGAGATGCCCGCGATGATCCTGCTCGACCTGATGCTGCCGGGCACCGATGGCCTGACCATCTGCCGCGAGATCCGCCGCTTCTCCGAGGTGCCGATTATGATGGTGACCGCCAAGATTGAGGAGATTGACCGCCTGCTGGGGCTGGAGATTGGCGCGGATGACTACATCTGCAAGCCCTACAGTCCGCGCGAGGTGGTGGCCCGGGTGAAGACCATCCTGCGCCGCTGCCTGCAACGCCACGAGGCCCCACCAGAGGCCTATGCGCTGCGCATTGACGAGGCGCGCTTTCAGGCCAGCTACCTTGGCGTGACGTTGGATCTGACGCCAGCGGAGTTCCGCCTGCTGAAGACGCTGGCGATGCAGCCCGGCCACGTCTTCTCACGCGAGCAGCTGCTCAACCACCTCTATGATGACTACCGGGTGGTCACTGACCGCACCATCGACAGCCACATCAAGAACCTTCGGCGCAAGCTGGAGGCGATCGATGGCGAAAAACCCTTTATCCGCGCCGTCTACGGCGTCGGTTACCGCTGGGAGGCGGACGCCTGCCACCTGGAGTAG
- the thiM gene encoding hydroxyethylthiazole kinase gives MLSPTDPTLLALPADLADASWRALSRRAPLVHCLTNEVVQSVTANLLLAVGASPAMVVEPQEAAQFSALADALLINLGTLNHARAESMLAAIDSANAAGTPWTLDPVAVGALTYRTDFARRLLDLRPAAIRANASEILALAGQPALGRGVDSGDDSLRALPAAQALAQQCGAIVAVTGAVDYITDGRQTWAVAGGDALLTRVVGTGCALSALVAGFTALEGRRLDHVAAACALMARAGERAAAQAAGPGTLLPHLLDALWQQVGEARP, from the coding sequence ATGCTGTCCCCTACCGATCCCACCCTGTTGGCGCTGCCCGCCGATCTTGCTGATGCCTCGTGGCGCGCGCTGTCGCGCCGTGCGCCGTTGGTGCACTGTCTGACCAATGAGGTGGTGCAGTCCGTTACCGCCAATCTGCTGCTGGCCGTCGGCGCATCGCCCGCGATGGTGGTGGAGCCACAGGAGGCGGCGCAGTTCAGCGCGCTGGCTGATGCGCTGCTAATCAACCTCGGTACGTTGAACCACGCCCGCGCGGAGAGCATGTTGGCGGCCATCGACAGCGCCAACGCTGCCGGTACGCCCTGGACGCTCGATCCGGTGGCGGTCGGCGCGCTCACCTACCGCACGGACTTTGCCCGCCGGCTGCTTGACCTGCGCCCGGCGGCGATCCGCGCCAATGCCTCGGAGATACTGGCGCTGGCGGGCCAGCCAGCGTTGGGGCGCGGCGTAGACAGCGGCGACGACTCGCTGCGGGCGCTACCGGCGGCGCAGGCGCTGGCGCAGCAGTGCGGTGCGATCGTGGCGGTAACCGGGGCGGTGGATTACATCACCGATGGCCGCCAGACGTGGGCGGTGGCGGGGGGCGATGCGCTGTTGACGCGAGTGGTGGGCACCGGCTGTGCGCTGTCGGCGCTGGTGGCGGGCTTTACTGCACTGGAGGGGCGGCGGTTGGATCATGTCGCGGCCGCCTGTGCGCTGATGGCGCGCGCCGGGGAGCGGGCGGCCGCGCAGGCCGCCGGGCCGGGTACGCTACTGCCGCACCTGCTGGATGCGCTGTGGCAACAGGTTGGGGAGGCGCGCCCATGA
- a CDS encoding GntR family transcriptional regulator encodes MPSELLHNVPVNQQIYRLLRREIVDCTIAPGTLLSEKEISLRFSVSRQPVREAFIKLAEAGLVQILPQRGTFVMKISAKQVADARFIRQALECAVVRRAAAMVTDEQIRQLEHNLERQKLAAASQQTREFLALDDQFHQLLTRIANCELAWETIESIKATMDRVRFLSLSEVSPPESLLAQHQQIADALKARDADRAEAAIRLHLQELIYSITPIAEQNSDWFEAS; translated from the coding sequence ATGCCTTCAGAACTGTTACATAATGTCCCGGTCAACCAGCAGATCTACCGCCTGTTGCGCCGGGAGATCGTTGACTGCACCATTGCCCCCGGCACCCTGCTGTCGGAGAAGGAGATCTCGCTGCGCTTTAGCGTGTCACGCCAGCCGGTGCGGGAGGCCTTTATCAAGCTGGCCGAGGCCGGGCTGGTGCAGATCCTGCCGCAGCGCGGCACCTTTGTGATGAAAATCTCCGCCAAGCAGGTGGCGGACGCGCGCTTCATCCGTCAGGCGCTGGAGTGCGCCGTGGTACGCCGCGCCGCCGCGATGGTGACCGATGAGCAGATCCGGCAGTTGGAGCACAATCTGGAGCGGCAGAAGCTGGCCGCCGCCAGCCAGCAGACGCGCGAGTTTTTGGCGCTGGATGACCAGTTCCACCAGCTGCTGACGCGCATCGCCAACTGTGAGCTGGCGTGGGAGACCATCGAGTCGATCAAGGCGACGATGGACCGGGTGCGCTTCCTGAGCCTGAGTGAGGTCTCGCCGCCGGAGAGCCTGCTGGCCCAGCACCAGCAGATCGCCGACGCCCTGAAGGCACGCGACGCCGACCGCGCCGAGGCCGCCATCCGTTTGCACCTCCAGGAGTTGATCTACTCCATCACGCCGATTGCCGAACAGAACAGCGACTGGTTCGAGGCGAGCTGA
- a CDS encoding GNAT family N-acetyltransferase: MIIRPYQEADRPFLRTLYLAARKQAWPWLESHDWRLEDFDRAVLGETVLVAEHEGRPVGFASLFEAENFLHNLFVAPEAQGQGAGLALLQAAQETFTSTGALKCLVRNTDALAFYCRHGWHKVSRGTAPNGEYFLLHYPVTR, encoded by the coding sequence ATGATCATTCGCCCCTATCAGGAGGCAGACCGCCCCTTCCTGCGCACCCTCTATCTCGCGGCCCGCAAGCAGGCCTGGCCCTGGCTGGAGAGCCACGACTGGCGGCTGGAGGATTTTGACCGGGCCGTGCTGGGCGAGACGGTATTGGTGGCGGAGCACGAGGGGCGTCCGGTGGGGTTTGCCTCACTGTTTGAGGCCGAGAACTTCCTGCATAACCTGTTCGTCGCCCCAGAGGCACAGGGGCAAGGGGCCGGGCTGGCGCTGCTCCAGGCGGCGCAGGAGACTTTTACCAGTACGGGCGCGTTGAAGTGTCTGGTGCGCAACACTGACGCGTTGGCGTTCTACTGTCGGCATGGCTGGCATAAGGTGAGCCGTGGTACGGCACCGAATGGGGAGTATTTTCTGCTGCACTACCCTGTGACGCGCTAA
- the thiD gene encoding bifunctional hydroxymethylpyrimidine kinase/phosphomethylpyrimidine kinase — protein MTRINALTIAGTDPSGGAGIQADLKAFSALGAYGTSVITALVAQNTHGVQSVYRIEPGFVAAQLDSVLSDVRIDSAKIGMLANSDIVEAVAERLAHYQVPHVVLDTVMLAKSGDPLLAPEAVEAIRRCLLPQVSLITPNLPEAAALLACDQARNEQEMRQQGRGLLELGCQAVLMKGGHLSEQESPDWLFTRDGEWRFSAPRVATRHTHGTGCTLSAALAALRPRHTGWVDTVPLAKAYLQRALEQADSLEVGSGIGPVHHFHHWW, from the coding sequence ATGACCCGCATTAACGCCCTGACCATCGCAGGCACCGACCCAAGCGGCGGCGCGGGCATCCAGGCTGACCTGAAAGCCTTCTCCGCGCTGGGTGCCTATGGCACCAGCGTCATCACCGCGCTGGTGGCGCAGAATACCCACGGCGTGCAGTCGGTCTACCGTATCGAACCTGGTTTTGTGGCGGCGCAGCTCGACTCGGTGCTCAGCGACGTGCGCATCGACAGCGCGAAAATCGGTATGCTGGCTAACAGTGACATCGTGGAGGCGGTGGCGGAGCGGCTGGCGCACTACCAGGTGCCGCACGTGGTGCTGGATACGGTGATGCTGGCGAAGAGCGGTGATCCCTTGCTGGCGCCGGAGGCGGTGGAGGCGATCCGCCGCTGCCTGTTGCCGCAGGTCTCGTTAATCACGCCGAACCTGCCGGAGGCGGCGGCGCTGCTGGCCTGCGATCAGGCTCGCAATGAGCAGGAGATGCGCCAGCAGGGGCGCGGGTTGCTGGAACTGGGCTGTCAGGCGGTGCTGATGAAGGGCGGCCACTTGAGCGAGCAGGAGAGCCCAGACTGGCTGTTCACCCGCGACGGCGAGTGGCGCTTCAGCGCGCCGCGGGTAGCGACGCGCCATACCCACGGCACCGGCTGCACCCTGTCGGCGGCGCTGGCGGCGTTGCGCCCGCGCCATACCGGCTGGGTGGATACTGTCCCGCTGGCAAAGGCCTACCTGCAACGGGCGCTGGAACAGGCCGACAGCCTGGAGGTGGGCAGCGGCATCGGCCCGGTGCACCACTTCCACCACTGGTGGTAA
- the baeS gene encoding two-component system sensor histidine kinase BaeS, translating into MRIGITGKLFLAIFATCMLVLITMHWGVRMSFEHGFIDYIRHGNEQRIEMIGDALEDQYQEHGSWAFLRKDNKIIYQLLHTFETNDDNPRLPPHGWRTQFWVLDEHNRPLVGPRVPVPPEGTHRPIVVNGTRVGTLVSSPVERLTRNTDISFDRQQRRTSWMIVALSALLAAAATWLLSRGMLAPVKRLVSATHRLAAGDFATRVEVDSQDELGKLAQDFNQLATTLEKNEQMRRAFMADISHELRTPLAVLRGEMEAMQDGVRRLSPEALLSLQAEVATLTKLVDDLHQLSLSDAGALAYRKERIDAIHLVQLAEAVFRERFHGKQLTISSELPPQALIFGDPDRLTQLFNNLLENSLRYTDAGGKLLIHGKKQDKQLLLYFEDSAPGLSDEQLGRIFERFYRTEGSRNRASGGSGLGLAICQNIVEAHGGAIGAEHSPLGGIRLLVRLPLLTPA; encoded by the coding sequence ATGAGAATTGGCATCACCGGCAAGCTGTTCCTCGCCATTTTCGCCACCTGTATGCTGGTGTTGATCACCATGCACTGGGGCGTCAGGATGAGCTTTGAGCACGGCTTTATCGACTATATCCGCCACGGCAACGAGCAGCGCATCGAGATGATCGGCGACGCGCTGGAGGATCAGTATCAGGAGCACGGCAGCTGGGCCTTCCTGCGCAAGGACAACAAGATCATCTACCAGCTGCTGCACACCTTCGAAACCAATGATGACAACCCGCGCCTGCCGCCGCATGGCTGGCGTACCCAGTTCTGGGTGCTGGATGAGCACAACCGCCCGCTGGTGGGGCCGCGCGTGCCGGTGCCGCCGGAGGGGACGCACCGGCCAATTGTGGTCAATGGCACGCGGGTCGGCACGCTGGTCTCTTCGCCGGTGGAGCGCCTGACGCGCAACACTGATATCAGCTTCGACCGCCAGCAGCGCCGCACCAGCTGGATGATCGTTGCCCTCTCCGCCCTGCTGGCCGCCGCTGCCACCTGGCTGCTCTCCCGCGGGATGCTGGCACCGGTCAAGCGGCTGGTGAGCGCCACCCATCGGCTGGCGGCCGGGGATTTCGCCACCCGCGTCGAGGTGGACAGCCAGGATGAACTGGGCAAGCTGGCGCAGGACTTCAACCAGCTGGCGACCACGCTGGAGAAGAATGAGCAGATGCGCCGCGCCTTTATGGCCGACATCTCCCACGAGCTGCGCACCCCGTTGGCGGTGCTGCGCGGCGAAATGGAGGCGATGCAGGATGGCGTGCGCCGCCTCAGCCCGGAGGCGCTGCTCTCCTTGCAGGCGGAGGTGGCGACCCTCACCAAGCTGGTGGATGACCTGCACCAGCTCTCCCTCTCGGATGCTGGCGCGCTGGCCTACCGCAAGGAGCGCATCGACGCCATCCACCTGGTGCAGTTGGCGGAGGCGGTGTTCCGTGAACGCTTCCACGGCAAACAGCTGACCATCAGCAGCGAACTGCCACCGCAGGCGCTGATTTTCGGCGATCCGGATCGCCTGACGCAACTGTTCAACAATTTGCTGGAGAACAGCCTGCGCTACACCGATGCCGGTGGCAAGCTGTTGATTCATGGCAAGAAACAGGATAAACAGCTGTTGCTATACTTTGAGGACAGCGCGCCGGGCCTGAGCGATGAGCAACTAGGGCGCATCTTTGAGCGCTTCTACCGCACCGAAGGCTCGCGCAACCGCGCCAGCGGCGGCTCCGGGCTGGGGCTGGCCATCTGCCAGAATATTGTCGAGGCGCACGGCGGCGCCATCGGCGCTGAACACTCGCCACTGGGGGGCATCCGCCTCTTGGTGCGCCTGCCACTACTCACCCCCGCGTAA
- the yegQ gene encoding tRNA 5-hydroxyuridine modification protein YegQ encodes MSNTFTPELLSPAGTLKNMRYAFAYGADAVYAGQPRYSLRVRNNEFTHENLALGIREAHALGKKFYVVVNIAPHNAKLKTFLRDLQPVVEMQPDALIMSDPGLIMLVREAFPQMPIHLSVQANAVNWATVKFWQQMGLSRVILSRELALEEIAEIRQQVPGMELEVFVHGALCMAYSGRCLLSGYINKRDPNQGTCTNACRWEYRVQEGQEDQVGNIVHQHTPIPVTQVEPTLGIGATTDRVFMLAEAQRPDEPMPAFEDEHGTYIMNSKDLRAIQHVEQLTRIGVHSLKIEGRTKSFYYCARTAQVYRRAIDDAAAGKPFDPTLLTTLEGLAHRGYTEGFLRRHVHEEKQNYDYGHSMSERQLFVGELTGERRDGWAEVRVKNRFLRGDSVELMTPAGNVHFTLSAMRNARGEEVEVAPGDGHTVYLPLPETLDTRFALLLRNLPESQEA; translated from the coding sequence ATGTCCAACACCTTTACCCCGGAGCTGCTCTCCCCCGCCGGCACCCTGAAAAACATGCGCTACGCCTTCGCCTATGGCGCGGATGCCGTCTACGCTGGCCAGCCGCGCTACAGCCTGCGCGTGCGCAACAATGAGTTCACCCACGAGAACCTGGCGCTCGGTATCCGCGAGGCCCACGCGCTGGGCAAAAAATTCTACGTGGTGGTGAACATCGCCCCGCACAACGCCAAGCTGAAAACCTTCCTGCGCGATCTGCAACCGGTGGTGGAGATGCAGCCGGATGCGTTGATCATGTCCGATCCCGGGCTGATCATGCTGGTACGCGAGGCGTTCCCGCAGATGCCGATCCACCTGTCGGTGCAGGCCAACGCGGTGAACTGGGCGACGGTGAAGTTCTGGCAGCAGATGGGGCTGTCGCGGGTGATCCTGTCGCGTGAGCTGGCGCTGGAGGAGATCGCCGAGATCCGCCAGCAGGTGCCGGGCATGGAGCTGGAGGTGTTCGTCCACGGCGCGCTCTGCATGGCCTACTCCGGCCGTTGCCTGCTCTCCGGCTACATCAACAAGCGCGACCCGAACCAAGGCACCTGCACCAACGCCTGCCGCTGGGAGTACCGGGTGCAGGAGGGGCAGGAGGATCAGGTGGGCAACATCGTCCACCAGCACACGCCAATCCCGGTCACGCAGGTGGAGCCGACGCTGGGCATCGGCGCGACCACTGATCGGGTGTTCATGCTGGCGGAGGCGCAGCGGCCGGACGAGCCGATGCCCGCCTTTGAGGATGAGCACGGCACCTACATCATGAACTCCAAGGATCTGCGCGCCATCCAGCATGTCGAGCAGCTGACGCGCATCGGCGTGCACTCGCTGAAGATTGAGGGGCGCACCAAATCCTTCTACTACTGCGCGCGCACCGCCCAGGTCTACCGCCGGGCGATCGATGACGCCGCCGCTGGCAAGCCCTTCGACCCGACGCTGCTGACCACACTGGAGGGGCTGGCGCACCGCGGCTACACCGAGGGCTTCCTGCGCCGCCATGTGCACGAGGAGAAGCAGAACTATGACTACGGCCACTCAATGTCTGAGCGCCAGCTGTTTGTCGGCGAGCTGACCGGCGAACGGCGCGACGGCTGGGCGGAGGTGCGGGTGAAAAACCGTTTCCTGCGCGGTGACAGCGTGGAGTTGATGACGCCTGCTGGCAACGTGCACTTCACGCTGTCGGCGATGCGCAACGCGCGCGGCGAGGAGGTGGAGGTGGCGCCGGGCGATGGCCACACCGTCTATCTGCCGCTGCCGGAGACGCTGGATACCCGTTTCGCCCTGCTGCTGCGTAATTTGCCCGAAAGTCAGGAAGCGTAA
- a CDS encoding YegP family protein: MAIGHFEIKKARNGRYHFELKASNGEIILTSELYATKASAENGISSVQHNAPEETQYEIKQSSTNQPYFVLKARNYQVIGISELYSSVSAARHGILAVTRHGTSTDIRDLTH, encoded by the coding sequence ATGGCAATCGGGCATTTTGAGATTAAAAAAGCCAGAAACGGACGCTATCACTTTGAGTTGAAGGCCAGCAACGGGGAGATCATCCTGACCAGTGAGCTGTATGCCACCAAAGCCTCGGCGGAGAATGGCATCAGTTCGGTGCAGCACAACGCCCCGGAAGAGACCCAGTACGAAATAAAACAGAGCAGCACCAACCAACCCTACTTTGTGCTGAAAGCCCGCAACTATCAGGTGATCGGCATCAGCGAGCTTTACAGCTCGGTTAGCGCGGCGCGCCACGGTATTTTGGCCGTCACGCGACATGGCACCAGCACCGACATTCGCGATTTAACCCACTGA
- the yegS gene encoding lipid kinase YegS, translating into MFESSVHVLILNGKGAGNEDLRQAVTALRQDGVTLHVRVTWEHGDAGRYVEEAVALRAATVIAGGGDGTINEVATALCLAPDDQRPALGIVPLGTANDFATACNIPDNLELALQLAIKGHAYPIDLARVNRERYFINMATGGFGTRITTETPERLKSALGGVSYLLHGLMRMDTLKADRCAITGPDFQWEGDALVIGIGNGKQAGGGQALCPEALINDGLLQLRLFTSEELVPAFLRSIVSGEENPNVISAALPWLEIQAPNEMTFNLDGEPLSDTHFRIELLPAALSCRLPPNCTLLG; encoded by the coding sequence ATGTTTGAATCATCAGTCCATGTACTGATCCTTAATGGAAAAGGGGCGGGAAATGAGGATCTCCGCCAGGCGGTCACGGCCCTGCGCCAGGATGGCGTGACCCTGCACGTACGCGTCACCTGGGAGCACGGCGATGCCGGGCGTTACGTCGAGGAGGCGGTGGCGCTGCGCGCCGCGACGGTGATTGCTGGCGGCGGCGACGGCACCATCAACGAGGTGGCCACCGCGCTCTGTCTGGCCCCCGACGACCAGCGGCCAGCGCTCGGCATCGTGCCGCTCGGCACCGCCAATGACTTCGCCACTGCCTGCAATATCCCTGACAATCTGGAGCTGGCGCTGCAACTGGCGATCAAGGGCCACGCCTACCCCATCGATCTGGCGCGGGTGAACCGTGAGCGCTACTTCATCAATATGGCGACCGGCGGCTTCGGCACCCGCATCACCACCGAGACGCCGGAGCGGCTGAAATCGGCGCTCGGCGGCGTCTCTTATCTGCTACACGGCCTGATGCGCATGGATACGCTGAAAGCGGATCGTTGCGCCATCACTGGCCCGGACTTCCAGTGGGAGGGCGACGCGCTGGTGATTGGCATCGGCAACGGCAAGCAGGCCGGTGGCGGGCAGGCGCTCTGCCCAGAAGCGCTGATCAATGACGGCCTGCTGCAACTGCGGCTGTTCACCTCCGAAGAGCTGGTGCCAGCGTTCCTGCGCAGCATCGTCAGCGGCGAGGAGAACCCGAATGTGATCTCCGCGGCGCTGCCGTGGCTGGAGATTCAGGCCCCGAATGAGATGACCTTCAACCTGGATGGCGAGCCGCTGAGCGATACCCACTTCCGTATTGAGCTGCTGCCAGCGGCCCTGAGCTGCCGCCTGCCGCCCAACTGCACCCTGCTGGGGTAA
- the gutQ gene encoding arabinose-5-phosphate isomerase GutQ, which yields MSYPSPHPLLDFARETLEIELAEAQRLLARLDGQFVQACELLLACRGKAVVSGIGKSGHIGKKIAASLASTGTPAFFVHPAEALHGDLGMIGEEDVMIFISYSGRAKELDLILPLLAESRIPVIAITGGLASPLAQQAACVLDISVEREACPMGLAPTSSAVNTLMMGDALAMALMRQRGFGAEDFARSHPGGSLGARLLNRVHHLMRTDERIPQVSEGATVMDAMLELSRTGLGLVAVCDAAHRVLGVFTDGDLRRWLVAGHALQDPLWPAVTRPGFLLPAQWRAGEALEALHANHLSAAPVVDVNGTLVGALNLHDLHQAGIG from the coding sequence ATGTCATACCCCTCCCCCCACCCGTTGCTGGATTTTGCCCGTGAGACGTTGGAGATAGAGCTGGCCGAGGCGCAGCGCCTGCTGGCGCGGCTGGATGGCCAGTTCGTCCAAGCCTGTGAACTGCTGCTCGCCTGCCGCGGCAAGGCGGTGGTCTCCGGCATCGGCAAGTCCGGCCACATTGGCAAGAAGATCGCCGCCTCGCTCGCCAGCACCGGCACGCCGGCCTTTTTCGTCCACCCGGCGGAGGCGCTGCATGGCGATCTCGGCATGATTGGCGAGGAGGATGTGATGATCTTTATCTCCTACTCCGGCCGCGCCAAGGAGCTGGATCTGATCCTGCCGCTGCTGGCCGAGAGCCGCATCCCGGTGATTGCCATTACCGGCGGGTTGGCCTCGCCGCTGGCGCAACAGGCGGCGTGCGTGCTGGACATCAGCGTGGAGCGTGAGGCCTGCCCAATGGGGCTGGCGCCCACCTCCAGCGCGGTCAATACCCTGATGATGGGCGACGCGCTGGCGATGGCCCTGATGCGCCAGCGCGGTTTCGGCGCGGAGGATTTCGCCCGCTCCCACCCCGGCGGCAGTCTGGGCGCGCGCCTGCTCAACCGGGTGCACCACCTGATGCGTACCGATGAGCGCATTCCGCAGGTGAGCGAGGGGGCGACGGTGATGGACGCGATGCTGGAGCTGAGCCGCACCGGGCTGGGGCTGGTGGCGGTGTGTGACGCCGCGCACCGGGTGCTGGGGGTGTTTACCGATGGCGATTTGCGTCGCTGGCTGGTGGCTGGCCATGCGCTGCAAGATCCGCTGTGGCCCGCGGTCACCCGTCCCGGCTTCCTGCTGCCCGCGCAGTGGCGCGCCGGTGAGGCGCTGGAGGCGCTGCACGCCAACCACCTGAGCGCTGCCCCGGTGGTGGACGTCAACGGCACGCTGGTGGGCGCGCTGAACCTGCATGACCTGCATCAGGCCGGTATCGGCTGA
- the mdtD gene encoding multidrug transporter subunit MdtD: MPTLPAAVRWQLWIVAFGFFMQSLDTTIVITALPSMAASLGESPLHMHTVIVAYVMTVAVMLPASGWLADRIGVKWVFFAAIVLFTLGSLFCALSDTLNQLVLARVLQGIGGAMMVPVGRLTVLKIVPREQYMAAMTFVTLPGQVGPLLGPALGGFLVEYASWHWIFLINLPVGIAGAVATLKLMPNHTLKTRRFDVRGFLLLAVAMATLTLALDGQRALGLTAADLGWLVFAGSAALVAYWQYAHLNPAALFPMRLFRTPTYRIGLTGSLLGRIGSGMLPFLTPVFLQVGLGFSPFHAGLMMIPMVLGSMGMKRIVVRVVNYFGYRRALVASTLLLALVSLGVPLVAYLGWRWAIPVVLFFQGMVNSLRFSSMNTLTLKDLPNRLASSGNSLLSMVMQLSMSLGVSAAGILLGLFMQEGTATTASAAQPAFIGTYLSLAVIIALPALIFNRVPDAAAPQPAGHGEKRARTTRHS; encoded by the coding sequence ATGCCCACCCTTCCCGCTGCCGTGCGCTGGCAACTCTGGATCGTTGCCTTTGGTTTTTTCATGCAATCGCTGGACACCACGATTGTGATCACCGCCCTGCCCTCAATGGCGGCCAGTCTGGGTGAAAGCCCGCTGCACATGCATACGGTGATCGTCGCCTATGTGATGACGGTGGCGGTGATGCTGCCAGCCAGCGGCTGGCTGGCGGATCGCATCGGCGTCAAATGGGTGTTCTTCGCCGCCATCGTGCTGTTCACCCTTGGCTCGCTGTTCTGCGCGCTCTCCGACACCCTCAACCAGCTGGTGCTGGCGCGGGTGTTGCAGGGCATCGGCGGGGCGATGATGGTGCCGGTTGGCCGGTTGACGGTGCTGAAAATTGTGCCGCGCGAGCAGTATATGGCGGCGATGACCTTCGTCACCCTGCCGGGACAGGTTGGCCCGCTGCTGGGGCCAGCGCTGGGCGGCTTTCTGGTGGAGTACGCCAGCTGGCACTGGATCTTCCTGATTAACCTGCCGGTCGGCATCGCTGGCGCGGTGGCGACGCTGAAACTGATGCCGAACCACACGCTGAAGACCCGCCGCTTTGACGTGCGCGGTTTCCTGCTGCTGGCGGTGGCGATGGCGACCCTGACGCTGGCACTCGACGGCCAGCGCGCGCTGGGGCTGACCGCCGCTGACCTCGGCTGGCTGGTGTTCGCCGGATCGGCAGCGCTGGTCGCCTACTGGCAGTATGCGCACCTCAACCCGGCGGCGCTGTTCCCGATGCGGCTGTTCCGCACCCCTACCTACCGCATCGGCCTGACCGGCAGCCTGCTCGGGCGCATCGGCAGTGGGATGCTGCCATTCCTGACGCCGGTGTTCCTGCAAGTGGGGCTGGGCTTCTCACCGTTCCACGCCGGGCTGATGATGATCCCGATGGTGCTGGGCAGCATGGGGATGAAACGGATCGTGGTGCGGGTGGTCAACTACTTCGGCTACCGCCGGGCGCTGGTGGCCTCCACGCTGCTGCTGGCGCTGGTCAGCCTCGGCGTGCCGCTGGTGGCCTACCTCGGCTGGCGGTGGGCAATCCCGGTGGTGCTGTTCTTCCAGGGGATGGTCAACTCGCTGCGCTTCTCCAGCATGAATACCCTGACGCTGAAAGACCTGCCGAACCGGCTGGCGAGCAGCGGCAACAGCCTGCTGTCGATGGTGATGCAGCTGTCGATGAGCCTCGGGGTCAGCGCGGCGGGCATCCTGCTCGGCCTGTTTATGCAGGAGGGCACGGCGACCACCGCCAGCGCCGCCCAGCCCGCCTTTATCGGCACCTACCTCAGCCTGGCGGTGATCATCGCCCTGCCGGCGCTGATCTTTAACCGCGTCCCGGACGCCGCCGCGCCGCAGCCGGCTGGCCACGGTGAGAAGCGCGCACGCACCACGAGGCACTCATGA